The proteins below come from a single Agromyces flavus genomic window:
- a CDS encoding carbohydrate ABC transporter permease translates to MSASVTRATRRPTRYVSLQIVLGVLMVYFLVPFWWVVVNSSKTSAGLFGGGSALWFADDIDYLGNLQQLFTYGGGIYLQWLFNSALYAIVGGVGATVLAVLAGYGFAKYQFGGRRLGFAVLLGSVMVPSTALVIPTFVLFAQAGMTNTIWAVILPTLLNPFGVYLMCVYARDAVPDELLDAARVDGAGEFRVFLQVALPMLRPAIVTVLLLSVVASWNNYFLPLAMLSDNRLFPVTVGIGLWQATASTYGAAGGESLWSIVILGSLVSVIPLIIAFLTLQKYWQGGLSIGSLK, encoded by the coding sequence ATGAGTGCCAGCGTCACTCGCGCCACGCGCCGTCCGACGCGGTACGTCTCGCTCCAGATCGTGCTCGGCGTCCTCATGGTCTACTTCCTCGTGCCCTTCTGGTGGGTCGTGGTCAACAGTTCGAAGACCTCGGCGGGACTGTTCGGAGGCGGAAGCGCGCTCTGGTTCGCGGACGACATCGATTACCTCGGCAACCTCCAGCAGCTGTTCACCTACGGCGGCGGCATCTACCTCCAATGGCTGTTCAACTCGGCGCTGTACGCGATCGTCGGCGGGGTCGGAGCCACGGTGCTCGCGGTGCTCGCCGGCTACGGCTTCGCCAAGTACCAGTTCGGCGGGCGGCGGCTCGGCTTCGCCGTGCTCCTGGGTTCGGTCATGGTGCCCTCGACGGCACTCGTCATCCCGACGTTCGTGCTCTTCGCTCAAGCGGGCATGACGAACACCATCTGGGCGGTCATCCTGCCGACGCTCCTCAATCCGTTCGGCGTGTACCTGATGTGCGTCTACGCGCGGGATGCGGTGCCCGACGAACTGCTCGACGCCGCCCGCGTCGACGGCGCCGGGGAGTTCCGCGTGTTCCTGCAGGTGGCGCTTCCGATGCTCCGGCCCGCGATCGTGACGGTGCTGCTGCTGTCGGTCGTGGCATCGTGGAACAACTACTTCCTGCCGCTCGCGATGCTCTCCGACAACCGCCTCTTCCCCGTGACGGTCGGGATCGGACTCTGGCAGGCGACGGCATCGACGTACGGCGCGGCCGGCGGGGAGAGCCTGTGGAGCATCGTCATCCTCGGGTCGCTGGTCTCGGTGATCCCGCTGATCATCGCGTTCCTGACCCTGCAGAAGTACTGGCAGGGTGGGCTCTCGATCGGAAGCCTCAAGTGA
- a CDS encoding LacI family DNA-binding transcriptional regulator yields MADERRSRVTLAALAAEAGVSLTTISKVLNGHADVAPSTRSRVEALLRRSDYRRRGSGRRTRAVELVLPNLHGPLSLEVIDGVREAAAASGLSLTLTVSGNGNGKAGDDSWLDAVLERRPAAVIVYSGVAAEVREALRSRDIPVVVLEPADAADPSVPAIGVAHWSAAVTATRHLIDLGHRRVAAISGPDAVVGSHARLDGYRSAMHLAGLPVPEGWARFEELDAEAGERVALELLRSSHRPTAILAGGDLQALGVLNAARAAGLRIPEDLSLVGYDDQPVSTSSSPRLTTVHQPLRELGVAATRLALRLDDQRDVEPTRLDLAATLILRDSTAPPPDSYTTLEIDS; encoded by the coding sequence ATGGCGGATGAACGACGGTCGCGAGTCACGCTGGCCGCACTCGCCGCCGAGGCGGGCGTGTCCCTCACGACGATCTCGAAGGTGCTGAACGGCCACGCGGATGTCGCGCCGTCGACGCGATCCCGTGTCGAGGCGCTCCTCCGCCGCAGCGACTATCGACGGCGGGGGAGCGGCCGGCGCACCAGGGCCGTGGAACTCGTCCTGCCGAACCTCCACGGTCCGCTGTCGCTCGAGGTGATCGACGGCGTCCGTGAGGCGGCCGCTGCATCGGGCCTTTCGCTGACGCTGACGGTCAGTGGGAACGGGAACGGGAAGGCCGGCGACGACTCCTGGCTGGATGCCGTGCTGGAGCGGAGGCCCGCCGCGGTGATCGTGTACTCGGGTGTGGCCGCCGAGGTTCGCGAGGCGCTCCGGTCCCGCGACATCCCGGTGGTGGTACTCGAGCCGGCGGATGCGGCGGACCCCTCCGTTCCCGCGATCGGGGTCGCGCACTGGTCTGCTGCCGTCACGGCGACGCGCCACCTCATCGACCTGGGGCACCGGCGCGTCGCGGCGATCAGCGGGCCGGACGCCGTGGTGGGATCGCACGCACGCCTCGACGGCTACCGGTCGGCGATGCACCTGGCCGGGCTGCCGGTGCCCGAGGGCTGGGCCCGCTTCGAGGAGCTCGACGCCGAGGCCGGCGAACGCGTCGCGCTCGAGCTGCTCCGCTCCTCGCATCGGCCGACGGCGATCCTCGCCGGTGGTGACCTCCAGGCGCTCGGCGTCCTGAACGCGGCGCGCGCCGCTGGGCTCCGCATCCCCGAGGATCTCTCCCTCGTGGGGTACGACGATCAGCCCGTGTCGACGTCGTCGTCCCCGAGGCTCACGACGGTCCACCAACCGCTCCGCGAACTGGGCGTCGCGGCCACGCGGCTGGCGCTCCGGCTCGACGACCAGCGAGATGTCGAGCCCACGCGGCTCGACCTCGCGGCGACGCTCATCCTGCGCGATTCGACGGCGCCACCGCCCGATTCATATACAACGTTGGAAATCGACTCTTGA
- the arfA gene encoding arabinosylfuranosidase ArfA produces the protein MKRAHLTIDPHFVVGRVQRRLFGSFVEHLGRCVYDGIYEPGHPNADPDGYRSDVIELVRELGVSAIRYPGGNFVSGYRWEDGVGPRDERPRRLDLAWHSTETNEVGLDEFASWLRKVGSELMYAVNLGTRGVQEALDVLEYANIRSGTTLSDRRVANGSPEPHDIRMWCLGNEMDGPWQLGHGTAEEYGRLASKTARAMRQVDPELELVACGSSSAHMPTFGHWERTVLEETYDDVDYISCHAYYEPKGGDYGSFLASGVDMDRFIDSVVATADHVKSARGSEKTMYISFDEWNVWYQSRYNEVDRITDVAEWPVAPRLLEDVYSVVDAVVFGSLLISLIRHADRVTSASLAQLVNVIAPIMTEPGGPAWRQTTFFPFSVTSALAKGDTLELKLDCPTYSTALYGEVPLVDAVATYEPATGETAVFLVNRSLDEEVSLEIDTSILDGLTVRSFQTLSDEDIHAVNTLEVQDRVRLRDNDSARTTEGAVTVTLPPVSWSALTLA, from the coding sequence ATGAAGCGAGCACATCTCACCATCGACCCGCACTTCGTCGTCGGCCGGGTGCAGCGCCGGCTGTTCGGCTCGTTCGTGGAGCACCTCGGTCGATGCGTGTACGACGGCATCTACGAGCCGGGCCATCCGAACGCCGATCCCGATGGGTACCGGTCCGACGTCATCGAACTCGTTCGCGAACTGGGGGTCTCGGCCATCCGCTACCCGGGTGGCAACTTCGTCTCCGGGTACCGCTGGGAGGACGGCGTCGGCCCGCGGGACGAGCGACCGCGGCGCCTCGACCTCGCCTGGCACTCGACCGAGACCAACGAGGTCGGCCTCGACGAGTTCGCATCATGGCTGCGCAAAGTCGGCAGCGAGCTGATGTACGCCGTCAACCTGGGCACGCGCGGTGTCCAGGAGGCCCTCGACGTGCTGGAGTACGCGAACATCCGATCCGGCACGACGTTGAGCGATCGACGGGTCGCGAACGGCTCGCCCGAGCCCCACGACATCCGCATGTGGTGCCTCGGCAACGAGATGGACGGCCCGTGGCAGCTCGGCCACGGGACCGCCGAGGAGTACGGCAGGCTCGCCTCGAAGACGGCCCGGGCGATGCGACAGGTCGACCCCGAGCTCGAGCTCGTCGCGTGCGGGAGCTCGAGCGCCCACATGCCGACCTTCGGGCACTGGGAGCGCACGGTCCTCGAGGAGACGTACGACGACGTCGATTACATCTCCTGCCACGCGTACTACGAGCCCAAGGGCGGGGACTACGGCAGTTTCCTCGCCTCAGGAGTCGACATGGACCGGTTCATCGACTCCGTCGTCGCGACGGCGGACCACGTGAAGTCCGCCCGCGGCAGCGAGAAGACGATGTACATCTCGTTCGACGAGTGGAACGTCTGGTACCAGTCGCGGTACAACGAGGTCGACCGCATCACCGACGTCGCGGAGTGGCCGGTCGCGCCGCGCCTCCTCGAGGACGTCTACTCGGTCGTCGACGCGGTCGTGTTCGGAAGCCTGCTCATCTCGCTCATCCGGCACGCCGATCGCGTGACGTCCGCGTCGCTGGCGCAGCTCGTGAACGTGATCGCGCCGATCATGACGGAGCCGGGCGGACCGGCCTGGCGGCAGACGACCTTCTTCCCGTTCTCGGTCACCTCCGCACTGGCCAAGGGCGACACGCTCGAGCTCAAGCTGGATTGCCCGACGTACTCGACGGCCCTCTACGGCGAGGTCCCCCTCGTGGACGCGGTGGCGACGTACGAGCCGGCGACCGGTGAGACCGCGGTGTTCCTGGTCAACCGCAGCCTCGACGAGGAGGTCTCCCTCGAGATCGACACGAGCATCCTCGACGGGCTGACGGTCCGTTCATTCCAGACGCTCAGCGACGAGGACATCCACGCGGTCAATACCCTCGAGGTGCAGGATCGCGTCCGCCTGCGCGACAACGACTCGGCGAGGACGACGGAGGGCGCGGTGACGGTGACGTTGCCACCCGTCTCGTGGTCCGCGCTCACGCTCGCATGA
- a CDS encoding SMP-30/gluconolactonase/LRE family protein encodes MRAERITGRVAYHGEGAFWDDRDDRLRFVDMLAGAVVTLLPTGTVSRRQVGEVAAVIRHRSGGGYVVAGARDILLLDADWGPERSIPVLDDPAMRLNEGGCDAAGRFYIGSMAYDMTAGAGTLYRLDPNGRLGTALTTVTIPNGLVWSADGARAFHNDTAAATITAYDADPDGRLLDPRVLVRFEPGGAAPDGMAIDADGGLWVALWGGARVHRYSPDGILDEVVDVPGAHHVTSCAFGGDDRRTLFITTSVEGIEPAARGAGGSLFAVDLAVAGAPVHAYAG; translated from the coding sequence ATGCGGGCGGAACGGATCACCGGGCGCGTCGCGTACCACGGCGAGGGCGCCTTCTGGGACGACAGGGACGACCGCCTGCGATTCGTCGACATGCTCGCGGGCGCGGTCGTCACGCTCCTGCCGACGGGGACCGTCAGCCGGCGGCAGGTCGGTGAGGTGGCCGCCGTCATCCGGCACCGCTCCGGCGGCGGTTACGTCGTCGCGGGGGCGCGCGACATCCTGCTGCTCGATGCGGACTGGGGACCCGAGCGATCGATCCCAGTGCTCGACGACCCCGCGATGCGCTTGAACGAGGGTGGATGCGACGCCGCCGGGCGCTTCTACATCGGGTCGATGGCGTACGACATGACGGCGGGCGCGGGGACGCTGTACCGCCTCGACCCGAACGGCCGCCTCGGCACCGCCCTGACGACCGTCACGATCCCGAACGGGCTCGTCTGGTCGGCGGATGGCGCCCGCGCGTTCCACAACGACACGGCCGCGGCGACCATCACTGCATACGATGCCGACCCCGACGGGCGACTGCTCGATCCCCGGGTGCTGGTCCGATTCGAGCCCGGTGGCGCCGCGCCGGACGGAATGGCGATCGACGCCGACGGCGGGCTGTGGGTCGCGTTGTGGGGTGGGGCGCGCGTGCACCGCTACTCGCCGGACGGCATCCTCGACGAGGTCGTCGACGTACCGGGCGCGCACCATGTGACGTCGTGCGCCTTCGGCGGCGACGACCGGCGGACGCTGTTCATCACCACCTCGGTAGAGGGGATCGAGCCTGCCGCGCGCGGTGCCGGCGGCTCGCTGTTCGCCGTCGACCTCGCGGTCGCCGGCGCGCCTGTGCACGCCTACGCCGGCTGA
- a CDS encoding glycoside hydrolase family 5 protein, which translates to MTGELLRVDGTRIMAGDAPVVLTGLGLGGWMNMENFITGYPATESQQRRALRRVLGDEGYRRFFDRFLSVFFTDADAAFLAGLGLNSVRVPFNYRHFEDDDAPFVITEEGFRLLDSVVEACARHGIYTILDLHALPGAQNQHWHSDNPTQWAHFWSQRQFQDRVVNLWEHIAEHYRGNPWVAGYNPVNEPADAHGTAIRPFYERLEAAIRAIDPHHILFLDGNRYSTQFDQLGDPMPNCVYTAHDYALPGFVDGGPYPGVSRGRFVDRDVVEETFLERTAYMRETGTPIWVGEFGPVYTGDPERDAQRLRLLEDQLEIYRRHDASWALWTYKDIGLQGLVHADPDSPYLRRIAPVLEKKARLGVDSWGSTDAGVRHILEPIERLFETEFPDFQPYPWGARRWIHGHIRHVMLAEAMVDEFARAFEGVEPDEAERLADAFSFDAVRVREPLAAILGRAATQG; encoded by the coding sequence ATGACCGGGGAGCTCCTGCGCGTCGACGGTACGCGCATCATGGCTGGCGACGCTCCGGTCGTGCTGACCGGCCTCGGGCTGGGCGGCTGGATGAACATGGAGAACTTCATCACCGGCTATCCGGCGACCGAGTCGCAGCAGCGGCGGGCGCTGCGACGCGTGCTCGGCGACGAGGGGTACCGGCGGTTCTTCGACCGGTTCCTCTCGGTGTTCTTCACCGACGCGGATGCCGCCTTCCTGGCCGGCCTCGGACTGAACTCGGTGCGCGTGCCGTTCAACTACCGGCACTTCGAGGACGACGACGCCCCCTTCGTCATCACGGAGGAGGGATTCCGGCTGCTCGACTCGGTTGTCGAGGCGTGCGCCCGGCACGGGATCTACACGATCCTCGACCTCCATGCCCTGCCCGGGGCGCAGAACCAGCACTGGCACAGCGACAACCCCACGCAGTGGGCGCACTTCTGGAGCCAGCGGCAGTTCCAGGACCGGGTCGTGAACCTGTGGGAGCACATCGCCGAGCACTACCGCGGCAATCCGTGGGTCGCGGGATACAACCCCGTGAACGAGCCCGCCGATGCGCACGGCACGGCGATCCGGCCGTTCTACGAACGGCTCGAGGCGGCGATCCGTGCGATCGATCCGCATCACATCCTCTTCCTCGACGGCAACCGGTACTCCACCCAGTTCGACCAGCTGGGCGATCCCATGCCGAACTGCGTCTACACCGCGCATGACTATGCGCTCCCGGGGTTCGTCGACGGCGGACCGTATCCCGGCGTCAGCCGCGGTCGCTTCGTCGATCGCGACGTCGTCGAGGAGACCTTCCTCGAGCGCACGGCGTACATGCGGGAGACGGGGACGCCGATCTGGGTCGGCGAGTTCGGGCCGGTGTACACCGGCGACCCGGAGCGTGACGCTCAGCGTTTGCGGCTGCTGGAGGACCAGCTCGAGATCTACCGCCGTCACGATGCGAGCTGGGCCCTGTGGACCTACAAGGACATCGGGCTCCAGGGGCTCGTGCATGCCGATCCCGACTCGCCGTACCTCCGCCGGATCGCGCCGGTGCTCGAGAAGAAGGCGCGGCTCGGCGTCGACTCCTGGGGCTCCACCGATGCGGGCGTCCGGCACATCCTGGAGCCGATCGAGCGACTGTTCGAGACGGAGTTCCCCGACTTCCAACCGTATCCGTGGGGGGCGCGGCGATGGATCCACGGTCATATCCGCCACGTGATGCTCGCGGAGGCGATGGTGGACGAGTTCGCTCGGGCCTTCGAGGGCGTCGAGCCCGACGAGGCCGAGCGACTCGCCGACGCGTTCTCGTTCGATGCGGTCCGGGTGCGGGAGCCGCTCGCCGCCATCCTCGGTCGCGCAGCCACGCAGGGGTGA
- a CDS encoding ABC transporter substrate-binding protein — MKTKHLLAATATVVLAGSLAACTPGEDSGNDDANCTNTIPKADLPVVTMWAWYPNMELVVDNFNEQNDEVQVCWTNAGAGGDAYDKFQTAISAGSGAPDVVMLEADRIPTFQAQDALVELNDLGYEDVKDDFSDGAWKDVSVGEGIYGAPVDGGPMGMIYRKDIFEQYGLTPPTTWAEYEEAAQALKDAGGPFFGDLGSNVPAVMMALQYQNGAQPFTYDAAEPEKMGITLNDDASKEVLDYWAGLSSKGLVGKQDQFTPEYISGVIGGEYATYLSAAWAPGYLQGAGVGEGADEGVWAVAPLPQWDPDNPVSVNWGGSAFSVTKQADDPELAAQVAFGVYADEASLEDGWQNQIIFPLNVNVLEDPAFQDYEVPFFDGQQANKEVYVPAANAYTGMTYTPIGQYYYSAFTEQIAAINEGSVSGSEAADALQEDVVGYAEEQGYTVE, encoded by the coding sequence GTGAAGACCAAGCACCTCCTGGCCGCGACGGCCACGGTCGTTCTCGCCGGCTCGCTCGCCGCCTGCACCCCCGGCGAGGACAGTGGCAATGACGACGCCAACTGCACCAACACCATCCCCAAAGCCGACCTGCCCGTGGTGACGATGTGGGCCTGGTATCCGAACATGGAGCTCGTCGTCGACAACTTCAACGAGCAGAACGACGAGGTCCAGGTCTGCTGGACCAACGCCGGTGCCGGCGGTGACGCGTACGACAAGTTCCAGACGGCGATCTCGGCCGGAAGCGGGGCCCCCGACGTGGTCATGCTCGAAGCCGACCGCATCCCGACGTTCCAGGCCCAAGATGCGCTCGTGGAGCTCAACGACCTCGGCTACGAGGACGTGAAGGACGACTTCAGCGATGGCGCCTGGAAGGACGTCTCGGTCGGTGAGGGCATCTACGGGGCTCCCGTCGACGGTGGCCCGATGGGAATGATCTACCGCAAGGACATCTTCGAGCAGTACGGCCTCACGCCGCCGACCACCTGGGCGGAGTACGAGGAGGCGGCACAGGCGCTGAAAGACGCCGGCGGCCCGTTCTTCGGCGACCTCGGTTCCAACGTCCCGGCGGTGATGATGGCGCTGCAGTACCAGAACGGCGCCCAGCCGTTCACCTACGACGCGGCAGAGCCGGAGAAGATGGGCATCACCCTCAACGACGACGCCTCGAAGGAGGTGCTCGACTACTGGGCCGGGCTCTCCTCGAAGGGCCTGGTCGGCAAGCAGGACCAGTTCACGCCCGAGTACATCTCGGGAGTGATCGGCGGCGAATACGCGACCTACCTCTCGGCCGCGTGGGCGCCCGGGTACCTGCAGGGCGCCGGGGTCGGCGAGGGTGCCGACGAGGGCGTGTGGGCGGTCGCCCCGCTGCCGCAGTGGGATCCCGACAACCCCGTCTCGGTGAACTGGGGAGGCTCCGCGTTCTCGGTGACCAAGCAGGCCGACGACCCGGAGCTCGCCGCCCAGGTGGCGTTCGGCGTCTACGCCGACGAGGCGTCGCTCGAGGACGGCTGGCAGAACCAGATCATCTTCCCGCTCAACGTGAACGTCCTGGAGGACCCGGCGTTCCAGGACTACGAGGTGCCGTTCTTCGACGGCCAGCAGGCGAACAAGGAGGTGTACGTACCGGCGGCGAACGCCTACACGGGCATGACCTACACGCCGATCGGGCAGTACTACTACTCCGCGTTCACGGAGCAGATCGCCGCCATCAACGAGGGCTCGGTCAGCGGGTCCGAAGCCGCCGACGCACTCCAGGAGGACGTCGTGGGCTACGCGGAGGAACAGGGCTACACCGTCGAATGA
- a CDS encoding carbohydrate ABC transporter permease: MTVDLIEEAAAPPRTRRPRTKSDVRRNVTGWAFVAPFAVVFLAFLIAPLVYALYLSLFQKSLVGGTRFVFFGNYLKAFSDPSFLDGVWFVISFSIVLIPLQMAISLAIALILDVVTTSFARFSRLMIFLPYAIPAVIGALMWGFLYSPNFGPIADFFDAFGATGPDFLSSDLIFYGLLNIVTWQWAGYYMIILYAALQGIDPTLYEAARIDGASQWQIVLRIKIPLVAPALVLILVFALIGTLQFFNEPKILQQLAAGAIPDDFTPNMYAYEQAFTLANYNYGSAISFALGAVVFICVYIFLFSTRKRGSFLS; the protein is encoded by the coding sequence ATGACCGTCGATCTCATCGAAGAGGCCGCCGCCCCTCCACGAACCCGACGCCCGCGCACGAAGAGCGACGTCCGCCGCAATGTCACCGGGTGGGCCTTCGTCGCGCCCTTCGCCGTCGTCTTCCTGGCGTTCCTCATCGCTCCCCTCGTGTACGCCCTGTACCTCAGCCTCTTCCAGAAATCGCTCGTCGGGGGGACGCGCTTCGTCTTCTTCGGGAACTACCTGAAGGCGTTCAGCGATCCCAGCTTCCTCGACGGCGTCTGGTTCGTGATCAGCTTCTCGATCGTCCTGATCCCGCTGCAGATGGCGATCTCGCTCGCGATCGCCCTCATCCTCGACGTGGTCACGACGTCCTTCGCGCGGTTCTCGAGGCTGATGATCTTCCTGCCCTACGCGATTCCCGCCGTCATCGGCGCGCTGATGTGGGGCTTCCTGTACAGCCCGAACTTCGGTCCCATCGCCGACTTCTTCGACGCGTTCGGAGCGACGGGCCCGGACTTCCTCAGTTCGGACCTGATCTTCTACGGCCTGCTCAACATCGTGACCTGGCAGTGGGCCGGCTACTACATGATCATCCTCTACGCCGCCCTGCAGGGGATCGACCCGACTCTCTACGAGGCGGCTCGCATCGATGGTGCGTCGCAGTGGCAGATCGTCCTGCGAATCAAGATCCCGCTGGTCGCGCCCGCGCTGGTCCTGATCCTCGTGTTCGCCCTCATCGGGACCCTGCAGTTCTTCAACGAGCCCAAGATCCTCCAGCAGCTCGCGGCCGGGGCGATCCCCGATGACTTCACGCCGAACATGTACGCCTACGAGCAGGCCTTCACGTTGGCGAACTACAACTACGGCTCGGCCATCTCGTTCGCGCTCGGCGCCGTCGTGTTCATCTGCGTCTACATCTTCCTGTTCTCCACACGCAAGCGAGGGAGCTTCCTCTCATGA
- a CDS encoding fumarylacetoacetate hydrolase family protein: MTTTEPAGSILGFLPDDAEEALLIARVSDPGRAAPAVAVVRGDALVDVSSVSATVSDLLDLGDVHGALGGADPAARSWELDDVLHASLARDPSRPRLLAPIDLQVVKACGVTFADSLLERVIEERAGGDPSAADAIRERVADAIGRELDRVRPGSPEAMELKEALVAEGLWSQYLEVGIGPDPEVFTKAPVLSSVGFGAQVGVRRESRWNNPEPELVLVMDSRGTPVAATLGNDVNLRDIEGRSALLLGSAKDNNASCAVGPFLRLFDAGFGLDRLRSETIGLRVEGADGFILEGTNALDRISRPFEELIAAVCGAHHQYPDGFALFTGTLFAPVQDRGVDGRGFTHRVGDRVTISSPALGSLVNTVGISEQLEPWTFGVRSLIAALAADSAARSPSHDPTSGGRDAVSPPTDDLTTPGRRDAPPRSGMQ, from the coding sequence GTGACGACCACGGAGCCGGCAGGATCGATCCTCGGGTTCCTGCCCGACGACGCCGAGGAGGCGCTGCTGATCGCCCGCGTGAGCGATCCCGGGCGAGCCGCGCCCGCCGTTGCCGTCGTGCGCGGCGATGCCCTGGTCGACGTCTCATCGGTCTCGGCGACCGTCTCGGACCTGCTCGACCTCGGCGACGTGCATGGAGCGCTCGGGGGCGCCGACCCGGCCGCGCGCTCCTGGGAACTCGACGACGTCCTCCACGCCTCGCTGGCGCGCGACCCGTCGCGTCCGCGGCTGCTCGCCCCGATCGACCTGCAGGTCGTCAAGGCGTGCGGAGTCACGTTCGCCGACTCCCTGCTCGAACGGGTCATCGAGGAACGCGCCGGCGGCGACCCGAGCGCCGCGGATGCCATCCGCGAGCGCGTCGCCGACGCCATCGGCCGCGAGCTGGACCGGGTCCGACCGGGCTCCCCGGAGGCGATGGAGCTGAAGGAGGCGCTCGTGGCCGAAGGCCTCTGGTCGCAGTACCTCGAAGTCGGCATCGGTCCGGACCCCGAGGTGTTCACGAAAGCCCCGGTCCTCTCCTCCGTCGGCTTCGGTGCCCAGGTCGGCGTGCGACGGGAATCGAGGTGGAACAACCCCGAGCCCGAGCTCGTCCTGGTCATGGACTCGCGAGGCACGCCGGTCGCGGCCACGCTCGGGAACGACGTGAACCTGCGCGACATCGAGGGACGCAGCGCGCTGCTGCTGGGATCGGCGAAGGACAACAACGCATCGTGCGCGGTCGGACCCTTCCTGCGACTGTTCGACGCGGGCTTCGGTCTCGACCGCCTGCGCTCGGAGACCATCGGGCTGCGGGTCGAGGGCGCGGACGGCTTCATCCTCGAGGGAACGAACGCGCTCGACCGCATCAGCCGGCCCTTCGAGGAACTCATCGCAGCGGTGTGTGGCGCCCATCACCAGTATCCCGACGGCTTCGCCCTGTTCACGGGCACGCTGTTCGCTCCGGTGCAGGATCGCGGTGTGGACGGACGCGGCTTCACCCACCGCGTGGGCGACCGGGTCACGATCTCGAGCCCGGCGCTCGGATCGCTCGTCAACACCGTCGGGATCAGCGAGCAGCTCGAGCCGTGGACCTTCGGTGTCCGTTCCCTGATCGCCGCGCTCGCCGCCGACTCCGCCGCCCGTTCCCCGAGCCACGACCCGACGAGTGGCGGACGCGACGCCGTGAGCCCACCGACCGATGACCTGACGACACCGGGGCGCCGGGACGCCCCGCCGAGGAGTGGAATGCAATGA